In Macadamia integrifolia cultivar HAES 741 chromosome 13, SCU_Mint_v3, whole genome shotgun sequence, one DNA window encodes the following:
- the LOC122059976 gene encoding B-box zinc finger protein 22-like isoform X1: MKIQCNACEAAEASVLCCADEAALCWACDEKVHAANKLASKHQRIPLTNSSMQMPKCDICQETVGFFFCLEDRALLCRKCDVAIHTANPYVSKHQRFLLTGVRVGLEPKNPDAPSMKEKSNSVEETVTVPRTVSRRGSTASVTGETNGVLSGQASGGKGPTMSKMSFSGGTTTGSIPEWPLDEFLGLTDFNHNFGFMEHGSSKADSGRLGDSDWSPILRAADEDLGVDECLNQDPGVSLMVPEIPSPPTASGLYWPKTLHNAQFDSGLFVPDVGCLPVRNHGQHLLDARVPECRRQY, from the exons ATGAAGATCCAGTGTAATGCTTGTGAGGCAGCTGAGGCTAGCGTTCTTTGCTGTGCAGACGAAGCCGCTCTTTGTTGGGCTTGCGATGAGAAAGTTCATGCCGCGAATAAGCTAGCGAGTAAGCATCAGAGGATTCCCTTGACGAATTCTTCTATGCAGATGCCCAAATGCGACATCTGCCAG GAGACTGTTGGTTTTTTCTTCTGCCTAGAAGATCGGGCTTTGCTTTGTAGGAAGTGTGATGTTGCCATACACACAGCAAACCCCTATGTGTCCAAACACCAGAGGTTTCTTCTTACAGGGGTGAGAGTGGGGCTGGAGCCTAAAAATCCAGATGCGCCTTCTATGAAGGAGAAGTCAAACTCTGTGGAAGAGACTGTAACAGTACCTCGAACAGTGTCTAGAAGGGGTTCAACTGCATCAGTGACTGGTGAAACTAATGGAGTCTTGTCGGGGCAAGCCAGTGGAGGTAAGGGTCCAACAATGAGTAAAATGTCTTTTTCTGGAGGCACTACAACTGGATCTATCCCAGAGTGGCCATTAGATGAGTTTCTTGGATTAACAGATTTCAATCACAATTTTGGATTCATGGAGCATGGATCTTCCAAG GCTGATAGTGGGAGGCTGGGAGATTCTGATTGGTCTCCAATTCTACGAGCTGCTGATGAAGATTTGGGTGTTGATGAATGTCTGAACCAGGACCCAGGAGTATCATTGATGGTGCCAGAGATTCCATCCCCACCAACTGCCTCAGGCCTCTATTGGCCAAAGACCTTGCACAATGCACAATTTGACAGTGGATTGTTCGTTCCAGATGTTGGATGTTTGCCAGTGCGAAATCACGGGCAGCACCTTCTGGACGCCAGAGTTCCAGAATGCCGTAGGCAATACTAA
- the LOC122059976 gene encoding B-box zinc finger protein 22-like isoform X2, translating into MKIQCNACEAAEASVLCCADEAALCWACDEKVHAANKLASKHQRIPLTNSSMQMPKCDICQETVGFFFCLEDRALLCRKCDVAIHTANPYVSKHQRFLLTGVRVGLEPKNPDAPSMKEKSNSVEETVTVPRTVSRRGSTASVTGETNGVLSGQASGGKGPTMSKMSFSGGTTTGSIPEWPLDEFLGLTDFNHNFGFMEHGSSKDPGVSLMVPEIPSPPTASGLYWPKTLHNAQFDSGLFVPDVGCLPVRNHGQHLLDARVPECRRQY; encoded by the exons ATGAAGATCCAGTGTAATGCTTGTGAGGCAGCTGAGGCTAGCGTTCTTTGCTGTGCAGACGAAGCCGCTCTTTGTTGGGCTTGCGATGAGAAAGTTCATGCCGCGAATAAGCTAGCGAGTAAGCATCAGAGGATTCCCTTGACGAATTCTTCTATGCAGATGCCCAAATGCGACATCTGCCAG GAGACTGTTGGTTTTTTCTTCTGCCTAGAAGATCGGGCTTTGCTTTGTAGGAAGTGTGATGTTGCCATACACACAGCAAACCCCTATGTGTCCAAACACCAGAGGTTTCTTCTTACAGGGGTGAGAGTGGGGCTGGAGCCTAAAAATCCAGATGCGCCTTCTATGAAGGAGAAGTCAAACTCTGTGGAAGAGACTGTAACAGTACCTCGAACAGTGTCTAGAAGGGGTTCAACTGCATCAGTGACTGGTGAAACTAATGGAGTCTTGTCGGGGCAAGCCAGTGGAGGTAAGGGTCCAACAATGAGTAAAATGTCTTTTTCTGGAGGCACTACAACTGGATCTATCCCAGAGTGGCCATTAGATGAGTTTCTTGGATTAACAGATTTCAATCACAATTTTGGATTCATGGAGCATGGATCTTCCAAG GACCCAGGAGTATCATTGATGGTGCCAGAGATTCCATCCCCACCAACTGCCTCAGGCCTCTATTGGCCAAAGACCTTGCACAATGCACAATTTGACAGTGGATTGTTCGTTCCAGATGTTGGATGTTTGCCAGTGCGAAATCACGGGCAGCACCTTCTGGACGCCAGAGTTCCAGAATGCCGTAGGCAATACTAA